A genomic stretch from Flavobacterium humidisoli includes:
- a CDS encoding glutamine synthetase beta-grasp domain-containing protein, with amino-acid sequence MAKIKLEYIWLDGYEPTQNLRSKTKVEEHENFKGTLEELGNWSFDGSSTKQAEGGSSDCLLVPVAIYPDPTRINGWLVMSEVMYADGTPHPSNGRATIDDDNDDFWFGFEQEYFIMDTKTQLPLGFPVGGYPAPQGMYYCSVGGKNTHGRKLVEEHADLCIAAGINFEGINQEVACGQWEFQLFAKGAKKAGDEIWVARYLLDRLTEKYGYYIEYHPKPLGDTDWNGSGMHANFSNEVLRTCGDQATYERICEAFRPVTAEHIAVYGAYNDQRLTGKHETASIHDFSYGVSDRGCSIRIPLMTVQKGWKGWLEDRRPASNGDPYKIAARIIKTVKSAL; translated from the coding sequence ATGGCTAAAATTAAGTTAGAGTACATTTGGTTAGATGGATATGAACCAACTCAAAATCTTAGAAGTAAAACTAAAGTTGAAGAACACGAAAACTTCAAAGGAACATTAGAAGAACTTGGAAACTGGTCATTTGATGGTTCGTCAACTAAACAAGCTGAAGGTGGTTCTTCTGACTGTCTTTTAGTTCCTGTTGCAATTTATCCAGATCCAACTCGTATCAATGGATGGTTAGTTATGTCTGAAGTTATGTATGCAGACGGGACTCCACACCCTTCTAACGGTAGAGCTACAATTGATGATGATAATGATGATTTTTGGTTTGGTTTCGAACAAGAGTATTTCATTATGGATACTAAAACTCAACTTCCACTTGGTTTCCCAGTTGGAGGATACCCTGCTCCACAAGGGATGTACTACTGTTCAGTAGGTGGAAAAAACACACACGGTAGAAAATTAGTTGAAGAGCATGCTGATTTATGTATTGCTGCTGGAATCAACTTTGAAGGAATCAACCAAGAGGTTGCTTGCGGACAATGGGAATTCCAATTATTTGCTAAAGGTGCTAAAAAAGCTGGAGATGAAATCTGGGTTGCTCGTTACCTATTAGACCGTTTAACTGAGAAATATGGTTACTATATTGAATATCACCCAAAACCTCTAGGAGATACAGACTGGAATGGTTCTGGAATGCACGCTAACTTCTCTAACGAAGTTTTAAGAACATGTGGAGACCAAGCAACTTACGAAAGAATCTGCGAAGCTTTCCGTCCTGTTACTGCTGAGCACATCGCAGTTTACGGAGCTTACAACGACCAACGTTTAACTGGTAAACACGAAACAGCTTCTATTCACGATTTCTCTTATGGAGTTTCAGACAGAGGATGTTCTATCAGAATTCCTTTAATGACTGTTCAAAAAGGATGGAAAGGATGGTTGGAAGACAGAAGACCAGCTTCAAACGGAGACCCTTACAAAATTGCTGCTAGAATTATCAAAACTGTTAAATCAGCGCTATAA
- a CDS encoding glutamine synthetase III, with protein MSTLRFQALQQASNRKPVHFEEIGRKSNLFGANVFNEKAMKQYLTSDAFKGVRDAIQHGTKIDRKLADYIAMGMKEWALSKGVTHYTHWFQPLTGTTAEKHDAFFETSYDGSESVEKFGGAQLVQQEPDASSFPNGGIRNTFEARGYTAWDPTSPAFIYGTTLCIPTVFIAYTGEALDNKIPLLRALSAIDEAATEVCKYFDKNVKKVTATLGWEQEYFLIDKALANSRPDLMMTGRTLLGHTSAKGQQLDDHYFGSIPTRALTYMRDLEQECMLLGIPVKTRHNEVAPNQFELAPIFEETNLAVDHNSLLMDVMQKVAERHDFKVLFHEKPFKGVNGSGKHNNWSLATDTGVNLLSPSKTPMSNLQFLTFFINTIKAVNDNETLLRASIATASNDHRLGANEAPPAIMSVFIGAQLTKVLSELESVTTGKLSPEEKTDLKLNVVGKIPDVLLDNTDRNRTSPFAFTGNKFEFRAVGSNSNCSNAMTTLNAIVAKQLIDFKNEVENLIENKDMKKDDAIFNVLREYIKQSKKILFEGDGYSEAWEKEAAKRGLSNFKTTPEAIKAKVSKQALDLFEQLGIFNHVEAEARYEIELEEYTKKIQIEGRVLGDIARNHVIPTAIRYQNTLIDNVKGLKEIFAKEFEALAKEQIVLIKEISGHIEGINSKVLAMTNERKKANQLTDAQKMAEAYCNNVKPYFDEIRNHCDKLELLVDDESWTLTKYRELLFTK; from the coding sequence ATGTCAACATTACGTTTCCAAGCTTTACAACAAGCTTCTAACAGAAAGCCGGTACATTTTGAAGAAATTGGCCGAAAATCAAATCTTTTTGGTGCAAATGTGTTTAATGAAAAAGCAATGAAGCAATATTTAACTTCAGATGCATTTAAAGGAGTAAGAGATGCTATTCAGCATGGTACAAAAATAGACAGAAAGCTTGCCGATTATATTGCTATGGGAATGAAAGAGTGGGCTCTTTCTAAAGGAGTTACTCATTATACACATTGGTTTCAACCATTGACAGGAACAACGGCAGAAAAGCACGATGCTTTTTTTGAAACTTCTTATGACGGAAGCGAATCTGTAGAAAAATTTGGAGGAGCACAATTAGTTCAGCAAGAGCCAGATGCATCTAGTTTTCCTAATGGAGGAATCAGAAATACTTTTGAAGCTAGAGGATATACTGCTTGGGATCCGACTTCTCCTGCTTTTATATATGGTACAACTTTATGTATTCCAACTGTATTTATCGCTTACACAGGCGAAGCTTTAGATAATAAAATACCTTTATTAAGAGCATTGTCTGCAATTGATGAAGCTGCAACAGAGGTTTGTAAATACTTTGACAAAAACGTAAAAAAGGTAACGGCAACATTAGGATGGGAGCAGGAATATTTCTTGATAGATAAAGCACTTGCAAATTCTCGCCCTGACTTAATGATGACGGGAAGAACTTTGTTAGGTCATACTTCTGCAAAAGGCCAACAGTTAGACGATCACTATTTCGGATCTATTCCAACTCGTGCTCTTACTTATATGAGAGATTTAGAGCAAGAATGTATGTTATTGGGTATTCCGGTAAAAACACGTCATAATGAGGTTGCTCCAAATCAGTTTGAGTTAGCACCGATTTTTGAAGAAACGAATTTAGCGGTTGACCACAACTCTTTATTAATGGATGTTATGCAGAAAGTTGCAGAACGTCATGACTTTAAAGTATTATTTCATGAAAAACCATTTAAAGGAGTAAACGGTTCTGGAAAACACAATAACTGGTCGTTGGCTACAGATACGGGAGTTAACTTATTGAGTCCGAGCAAAACGCCAATGAGCAATTTACAGTTTTTGACTTTCTTTATTAATACAATTAAAGCGGTTAACGACAACGAAACTTTATTAAGAGCTTCTATCGCAACAGCAAGTAACGACCATAGGTTAGGAGCAAATGAAGCGCCGCCAGCAATTATGTCGGTATTTATTGGAGCGCAATTGACAAAAGTTTTATCTGAATTAGAAAGCGTAACAACAGGAAAACTTTCGCCAGAAGAAAAAACAGATTTGAAATTAAATGTTGTTGGTAAAATTCCAGACGTATTATTAGACAATACAGACAGAAATAGAACTTCACCTTTTGCTTTTACAGGGAATAAATTTGAGTTTAGAGCTGTTGGATCCAATTCAAACTGTTCGAATGCCATGACAACTCTGAATGCGATTGTAGCAAAACAGTTAATTGATTTTAAAAATGAAGTAGAGAACTTGATTGAAAATAAAGACATGAAAAAAGACGATGCGATCTTTAATGTCTTAAGAGAATATATTAAGCAATCTAAAAAAATCCTTTTTGAAGGAGATGGTTATAGTGAAGCTTGGGAAAAAGAAGCGGCTAAAAGAGGTTTGAGCAACTTTAAAACTACTCCAGAAGCTATTAAAGCTAAGGTTTCTAAACAAGCTTTAGACTTATTTGAACAATTAGGAATCTTTAATCATGTAGAAGCTGAAGCCCGTTACGAAATCGAATTGGAAGAATACACTAAAAAAATCCAAATTGAAGGAAGAGTTTTGGGTGATATTGCTAGAAACCATGTAATTCCAACTGCAATTCGTTACCAAAACACTTTAATTGATAATGTAAAAGGGTTGAAAGAAATTTTTGCAAAAGAGTTTGAGGCCTTAGCCAAAGAACAGATTGTTTTAATTAAAGAAATTTCAGGTCACATTGAAGGAATCAATTCTAAAGTGTTGGCAATGACTAATGAAAGAAAGAAAGCCAATCAATTGACAGATGCTCAAAAAATGGCAGAAGCGTATTGCAATAACGTAAAACCTTATTTTGACGAAATTCGTAATCACTGTGATAAATTGGAATTATTGGTAGATGATGAAAGCTGGACATTGACCAAATACAGAGAATTATTGTTTACTAAATAA
- a CDS encoding curli production assembly/transport protein CsgE, which translates to MTDDTKTKAGKDFYDRYYYKYNEIGINAEKIVTIGEEYSFARNTAISIVIDNEVIYNFLIRPDDEFLDAVAEEAVNATFTYLKEKEKERKYFTQY; encoded by the coding sequence ATCACCGATGATACTAAAACAAAAGCAGGAAAAGATTTTTACGACAGGTATTATTACAAATACAATGAAATAGGGATAAACGCCGAAAAAATAGTAACAATAGGTGAAGAATATAGTTTTGCCAGAAATACTGCAATATCTATAGTGATAGATAATGAGGTTATTTATAATTTTCTAATTAGGCCAGACGACGAATTTTTAGATGCGGTTGCAGAAGAAGCTGTAAACGCAACCTTTACTTATTTGAAAGAAAAAGAAAAAGAACGCAAATATTTCACTCAGTATTAA
- a CDS encoding curli production assembly/transport component CsgF, giving the protein MKFILTFAVVLCISPFINAQALVYKPVNPAFGGDTFNYQWLLSSAEAQNKQKDKTAVPTTQTDLERFKANLNSQLLSQISSQLYKQQFGTDGIKEGSYTFGSYSVDVFPSSDGLTLNILDTNTGEQTQVIIPNQ; this is encoded by the coding sequence ATGAAATTTATTTTAACCTTCGCAGTAGTACTCTGCATTTCTCCGTTTATAAACGCTCAGGCATTAGTTTATAAACCAGTCAATCCGGCTTTTGGAGGAGACACCTTTAATTATCAATGGCTTTTAAGCAGTGCAGAAGCACAGAATAAGCAAAAAGATAAGACAGCAGTTCCTACAACACAAACTGATTTAGAACGATTTAAAGCCAATTTAAATTCGCAATTGTTAAGTCAGATCTCTAGCCAACTTTACAAACAGCAATTTGGTACAGATGGTATCAAAGAAGGCTCTTATACTTTTGGGAGTTATTCGGTAGATGTTTTTCCGTCATCAGATGGATTAACACTTAATATTTTGGATACCAATACAGGAGAGCAAACACAAGTAATCATCCCAAATCAATAA
- a CDS encoding CsgG/HfaB family protein: MRLHHYLFILFGFLFNGCGAYYNQPTGVQKAVLGEGTPATSLLKDLPKPKEPVVVGVYKFRDQTGQYKPQENGSSFSTAVTQGATSILIKALEDSKWFIPIERENIGNLLQERNLIRATRQEYIKNADPNEPQLTPLLYAGVLLEGGIVSYDSNIITGGFGARYFGAGASVKYRQDRVTIYLRMISTSNGKILKSVYISKTILSQAIDESLFRYVNFKRLLEVETGYTTNEPVHMAVTEAIEKAVESLVLEGIKDNVWEADAPKWEVDNLLKAYAEETKTADVTGLYDRVLENRRSKFAIELSGGTTLMDGDYRDPLLRPFGRGALKWMLTPSFTVSASTNVVNLANKNLLDVGYITYDLNMEWIILPKDRFTPYLYAGGGYGMNRKFENTYGKFQYGAGLEYMASDRIGIKLFAEQNINFSDNLDYIVAGTRDDYYYKFGLGLTFYFGKKKK, encoded by the coding sequence ATGCGATTACATCACTACTTATTTATTTTATTTGGATTTCTTTTTAATGGCTGCGGCGCTTACTACAATCAACCCACTGGAGTTCAAAAAGCTGTTTTGGGAGAGGGAACGCCTGCGACATCATTACTAAAAGATTTGCCAAAACCTAAGGAACCAGTTGTGGTTGGCGTCTATAAATTTAGAGACCAAACAGGACAATATAAACCTCAGGAAAATGGAAGCAGTTTTAGTACAGCTGTGACCCAGGGAGCCACTTCTATTTTGATAAAAGCGCTGGAGGACTCAAAATGGTTTATACCAATTGAGCGTGAAAATATTGGAAATCTATTGCAGGAGCGAAATCTTATTCGTGCTACTCGTCAAGAATATATAAAAAATGCTGATCCAAATGAACCGCAACTAACCCCTTTATTGTATGCGGGAGTTTTATTAGAAGGAGGAATTGTTTCCTATGATTCTAATATTATTACTGGCGGATTTGGTGCCCGATATTTTGGTGCAGGAGCATCTGTAAAATACCGTCAGGATCGCGTGACTATTTATCTGAGAATGATTTCTACATCAAACGGAAAAATTTTAAAATCTGTTTATATTTCAAAAACCATCTTGTCGCAAGCAATTGACGAAAGCCTTTTTAGATATGTCAATTTTAAAAGACTCCTAGAAGTAGAAACTGGATATACCACAAACGAGCCTGTGCATATGGCAGTTACAGAAGCGATAGAAAAAGCTGTTGAATCTTTGGTATTAGAAGGAATAAAAGATAATGTCTGGGAAGCTGATGCTCCAAAATGGGAAGTGGATAATTTACTGAAAGCTTACGCCGAAGAAACCAAAACTGCCGATGTAACTGGTCTGTATGACAGAGTGCTTGAAAACAGAAGAAGTAAATTTGCCATAGAACTTTCTGGCGGTACTACTTTAATGGATGGAGATTATCGAGATCCGCTATTAAGACCTTTTGGACGCGGAGCTTTAAAATGGATGCTTACTCCAAGTTTTACAGTAAGTGCTTCTACCAATGTGGTAAACCTTGCTAACAAAAATTTGCTTGATGTCGGCTATATTACCTATGATTTGAATATGGAATGGATCATTCTTCCAAAAGACCGTTTTACTCCATATTTATATGCTGGAGGAGGATATGGTATGAATAGGAAATTTGAAAATACCTATGGTAAATTTCAATACGGAGCAGGTTTAGAGTATATGGCATCCGATCGCATAGGAATAAAATTGTTTGCTGAGCAGAATATCAATTTCAGTGACAATCTTGATTATATCGTAGCAGGAACACGTGATGATTACTATTATAAATTCGGCTTAGGACTAACGTTTTATTTCGGCAAAAAGAAAAAGTAA
- a CDS encoding carboxypeptidase regulatory-like domain-containing protein: MKNLYKIINAIFLVVLISCSEEKIGESAYGTVTGKVVNSETFAPMENVKIMSSPTTSTVFTDAEGKFTVSNVKVGEYSFQAQKDGFTAKFESVNVTANNTSEIVFELNKSTANNKPPTVPVLTAPADNSINQPVNLDLTWTVTDPDNDAMTYTVTLRNDKNSDVAVFNDIKDKKLAITDLIYGTKYYWQVTVNDGVNTAVLSTISAFSTIAFPATRNLFVKTISGNNVIFAADDAGRQYQLTSSDKNSWRPRRNNQAQKIAFIGTSGSQNDIYTMNFDGTDIKKVTSSVSIAGFNADYLGYSWNASGSEFIYPNFDKLYRIKSDGSGLTKIFQTPNGKFISECDWSADGSKIALKVNDINGYNVEIYVINPSGVIVTPVLAGELGAVSGLNFSVSGLKLVYTKDVSGFESSNYRQLDSRIFEYSFLLGNSYQLTTEKIAGTNDLDVRYSPNEAELIFLNTSNDGISVKNVVKCGIGVANSRTTLFTGSSMPDWE; this comes from the coding sequence ATGAAGAATTTATACAAAATAATAAATGCAATTTTTTTAGTGGTTTTGATTTCCTGCAGTGAAGAAAAAATTGGAGAATCTGCATATGGAACTGTTACAGGAAAAGTCGTTAACAGCGAAACTTTTGCACCGATGGAAAATGTGAAAATAATGTCTAGCCCAACAACTAGTACAGTATTTACAGATGCCGAAGGAAAGTTTACTGTTTCTAATGTCAAAGTTGGCGAATATTCTTTTCAGGCTCAAAAAGATGGCTTTACAGCAAAATTTGAATCAGTCAACGTGACGGCAAATAATACATCAGAAATTGTTTTTGAATTAAATAAATCTACGGCAAATAACAAACCGCCAACAGTTCCTGTCTTGACAGCTCCTGCGGATAATAGTATAAACCAACCCGTAAATTTAGATTTAACATGGACTGTTACAGATCCAGATAATGATGCAATGACATATACTGTAACACTTAGAAATGATAAAAATAGCGATGTTGCTGTTTTCAATGACATAAAAGATAAAAAGTTGGCAATCACAGATCTGATTTATGGAACAAAATATTATTGGCAAGTTACAGTAAATGATGGGGTAAATACTGCCGTATTAAGTACTATTAGCGCTTTCTCTACCATAGCATTTCCAGCAACAAGAAATTTATTTGTTAAAACTATTAGCGGTAATAATGTGATTTTTGCTGCAGATGATGCAGGCAGACAATACCAATTGACAAGTTCAGATAAAAATAGTTGGCGTCCGAGACGAAACAATCAGGCTCAGAAAATTGCTTTTATAGGAACAAGCGGCTCGCAAAATGATATTTATACCATGAATTTTGACGGGACCGATATTAAAAAAGTAACAAGTTCGGTTTCTATTGCAGGGTTTAATGCCGATTATTTAGGTTACTCTTGGAATGCGTCAGGAAGCGAATTTATTTATCCAAATTTTGATAAGCTATATCGAATAAAAAGTGACGGCAGCGGATTGACAAAAATCTTTCAGACTCCAAATGGTAAGTTTATTTCAGAATGCGATTGGAGTGCAGACGGAAGTAAAATAGCTTTAAAAGTAAATGATATAAATGGTTATAATGTAGAAATATATGTTATAAATCCGTCGGGTGTAATTGTTACGCCTGTACTGGCAGGAGAACTTGGCGCTGTTAGCGGTTTGAATTTTTCTGTTTCTGGACTAAAATTAGTTTATACAAAAGATGTTTCTGGATTCGAGAGTTCAAATTACCGTCAGCTGGATTCTAGAATTTTCGAATATAGTTTTCTTCTTGGAAATTCTTACCAATTGACCACAGAAAAAATAGCAGGAACAAACGATCTGGATGTTCGATATTCTCCAAATGAAGCAGAATTAATTTTTCTAAATACTTCAAATGATGGAATTTCTGTAAAAAATGTAGTGAAATGCGGTATAGGAGTTGCGAATTCGAGAACTACGTTGTTTACAGGATCATCCATGCCCGACTGGGAATAA
- a CDS encoding AIR synthase related protein, with protein sequence MSSDSSKRYAQRGVSASKEDVHNAIKNIDKGLFPQAFCKIVSDYLTQDDEHCLIMHADGAGTKSSLAYMYWKETGDLSVWKGIAQDALIMNIDDLLCVGATDNILLSSTIGRNKNLIPAEVISAIINGTEELINELKSFGVTIHSTGGETADVGDVVRTIIVDSTVTARMKRSDVVDNANIKAGDVIVGLASFGQATYEKSYNGGMGSNGLTSARHDVFGKYLAKKYPESYDAAVPEELIYSGQVNLTDEVENSPINAGQLVLSPTRTYAPIIKKILDKYTPNDIHGMVHCSGGAQTKILHFVKDLHVIKDNLFPVPPLFKLIQEQSKTDWKEMYQVFNCGHRMELYVPENIAQDIIEISKSFNVDAQIVGRVEASDSKKLTITSEYGTFNY encoded by the coding sequence ATGAGTTCAGATTCTAGCAAAAGATATGCACAAAGAGGTGTTTCGGCATCAAAAGAAGACGTACATAACGCTATAAAAAATATTGACAAAGGTTTATTTCCGCAAGCATTCTGTAAAATTGTTTCTGACTATTTAACTCAGGACGATGAGCATTGCCTTATTATGCATGCTGACGGAGCGGGTACAAAGTCATCTTTGGCATACATGTACTGGAAAGAAACTGGAGATCTTTCTGTTTGGAAAGGAATCGCTCAAGATGCGTTAATCATGAATATTGACGATTTATTGTGTGTTGGCGCAACAGATAATATTTTGCTTTCTTCAACTATTGGAAGAAATAAAAACCTGATTCCAGCTGAGGTAATTTCTGCAATTATCAACGGAACAGAAGAATTAATCAACGAATTAAAATCGTTCGGAGTTACTATTCATTCAACTGGTGGAGAAACTGCCGATGTTGGAGATGTAGTTCGTACTATTATTGTAGACTCTACAGTAACAGCTCGTATGAAACGCAGTGATGTTGTAGATAACGCAAACATTAAAGCGGGAGATGTAATCGTTGGTTTGGCTTCTTTCGGACAAGCAACTTATGAGAAAAGCTATAATGGCGGAATGGGAAGTAACGGATTAACTTCTGCACGTCATGACGTTTTCGGGAAATATTTGGCTAAGAAATATCCAGAAAGCTACGATGCGGCAGTTCCAGAAGAATTAATCTATTCAGGACAAGTTAATTTAACAGATGAAGTTGAAAACAGCCCAATCAATGCTGGTCAGTTAGTGCTTTCTCCAACTAGAACATACGCACCAATTATCAAGAAAATTTTAGATAAATATACTCCAAATGATATTCATGGAATGGTACATTGCAGTGGAGGAGCGCAAACTAAAATTTTACATTTTGTCAAAGATTTACACGTTATAAAAGACAATTTGTTTCCGGTACCGCCATTGTTCAAATTAATTCAAGAACAATCAAAAACAGATTGGAAAGAAATGTATCAGGTTTTCAACTGCGGTCACAGAATGGAGCTTTATGTTCCAGAAAATATTGCACAGGATATTATCGAAATTTCGAAATCATTTAATGTTGATGCGCAAATTGTTGGTAGAGTAGAAGCATCTGATTCTAAAAAGCTTACTATCACAAGCGAATACGGAACATTCAATTATTAA
- a CDS encoding M949_RS01915 family surface polysaccharide biosynthesis protein, protein MKKYIAFLLSFYSTFVFSQKVESYKLTKQEISERELTAVTDFPIYKAFEFSDKGGVYELVLGENQKTVSKKDTLNTKIQAICVVNDHGGFLEKWRINDLLENTIPKETNIWFWTKYCSTKDIDGDGYIEPIIVYGTRNEDGYIRRVKIITVYKNKKYVIRAVECDLDDCRSFEKDQNWNTLPQKIKTYVNQLTEKMRKEQDLLLKNG, encoded by the coding sequence ATGAAAAAATATATTGCCTTTCTACTTTCCTTTTATTCGACATTTGTTTTTTCTCAAAAAGTAGAAAGCTATAAATTGACCAAACAAGAAATTTCAGAAAGAGAGCTTACAGCTGTAACTGATTTCCCAATTTATAAAGCATTTGAATTTAGCGATAAAGGCGGTGTTTACGAATTGGTTTTGGGCGAAAATCAAAAAACAGTTTCTAAAAAAGACACTTTAAATACCAAAATACAAGCCATTTGCGTAGTCAATGATCACGGCGGGTTTCTCGAGAAATGGCGAATTAATGATTTGCTTGAGAATACTATTCCGAAAGAAACAAACATTTGGTTCTGGACAAAATATTGCAGTACAAAAGATATTGATGGTGACGGTTATATTGAACCTATTATTGTTTATGGAACTCGCAATGAAGATGGTTATATAAGACGCGTAAAAATTATTACGGTTTATAAAAACAAAAAATATGTTATTCGCGCGGTTGAATGCGATTTAGATGATTGCAGAAGCTTTGAAAAAGATCAAAACTGGAATACGCTTCCGCAGAAAATAAAAACATACGTCAATCAATTGACAGAAAAAATGAGAAAAGAACAGGATTTACTTTTGAAGAATGGGTAA